In Woeseia oceani, one DNA window encodes the following:
- a CDS encoding GDYXXLXY domain-containing protein, whose product MREAIDKRLNKIRTAVLAGTAIVIVGAINLEISKKEAIIADGSTVLLRIAPRDPRSLLQGDYMALRYTLAETVAGKARDADIRDGLIVVELAESGEAGFVAIYDGQALADTQRLLRFRLRGESVRLASDAFFFEEGQWEVYERARFGELRVADNGEAVLIGLRNDTYERLGSAVLLSPSE is encoded by the coding sequence ATGCGTGAGGCAATCGACAAACGATTGAACAAGATACGCACCGCCGTGCTCGCGGGGACCGCTATTGTTATCGTCGGGGCCATTAATCTGGAGATCAGCAAGAAAGAAGCAATCATCGCAGACGGCTCGACCGTTTTGTTGCGAATTGCTCCGCGTGACCCGCGCTCGTTGTTACAGGGCGACTATATGGCTCTGCGTTATACGCTGGCCGAGACGGTGGCCGGGAAAGCACGAGACGCTGACATTAGGGATGGTTTGATTGTCGTCGAGTTGGCCGAAAGTGGTGAAGCCGGCTTTGTGGCCATTTACGACGGCCAGGCATTGGCTGATACGCAACGGTTGCTCAGGTTCCGGCTGCGGGGCGAGTCAGTCCGCTTGGCAAGCGACGCCTTCTTCTTCGAGGAAGGGCAGTGGGAGGTCTATGAGAGGGCGCGATTCGGCGAGCTTCGGGTCGCTGATAACGGTGAGGCAGTCTTGATTGGGCTGCGTAACGATACGTACGAACGACTGGGTTCTGCAGTGTTGCTGTCGCCGTCTGAATGA